In one Dreissena polymorpha isolate Duluth1 chromosome 7, UMN_Dpol_1.0, whole genome shotgun sequence genomic region, the following are encoded:
- the LOC127839574 gene encoding splicing factor, proline- and glutamine-rich-like, which translates to MEFSQFGEVERAVVFVDDRGKSLCEGLVEFARKPGAQAAFKRISEGIFLLSAYPRPVRVEMLEQRDEEDGLTEKFVQRNDGFRQDREKEPRFAPPGSFEFEFGNKYRDIDKLEKDRIERVKQEMELDRQRLVEEMETAMFDFQAEQIRQDLMRQQEELKRLDEMKNEHMRRRQESDMRRRQQMGAPPPESLMRQEEERRREMMMRASNEMNRGRDGNRSGRPDDMMRDGPGGMLDSTGRMGDRGRPNTPPMPMAPPPVPPGMSMDRPGMDRPGMDRPVGPPGPMDSSRFDRRPGSPGGDRPGNMELDRPSNMDRPPHGDHMQRAGPVGPPGRFSGPQKPPGQGNFPPPGSGGRFPGPGGHMGPNNPNMRGGDRREPPRRDDFDAKRMRRF; encoded by the coding sequence ATGGAATTTTCACAGTTTGGAGAGGTGGAGCGGGCTGTTGTGTTTGTGGATGATCGCGGGAAGTCACTGTGCGAAGGTCTGGTGGAGTTTGCACGTAAACCAGGCGCCCAGGCAGCATTCAAAAGAATCAGTGAAGGCATTTTTCTTTTGTCAGCCTACCCTCGCCCAGTGAGAGTGGAAATGCTTGAGCAGCGCGATGAGGAGGATGGTCTTACAGAGAAGTTTGTACAGAGGAACGACGGCTTTCGGCAGGACAGGGAGAAAGAGCCGAGATTTGCTCCACCTGGGAGCTTTGAGTTTGAGTTCGGGAACAAGTACCGAGATATCGACAAGCTGGAGAAGGACAGGATTGAGCGTGTGAAACAAGAGATGGAGTTAGACAGGCAGCGGCTTGTTGAAGAAATGGAGACAGCTATGTTTGACTTCCAGGCTGAACAAATAAGACAAGATCTGATGCGACAACAGGAAGAGCTGAAACGTTTGGATGAGATGAAAAATGAACACATGCGAAGAAGACAGGAGAGTGATATGAGACGTCGCCAGCAGATGGGAGCCCCGCCCCCTGAAAGCCTGATGAGACAGGAGGAGGAGCGCAGGCGAGAGATGATGATGAGGGCGTCCAATGAGATGAACCGTGGGAGGGATGGCAACCGCAGCGGCCGCCCTGATGACATGATGAGAGATGGGCCTGGAGGCATGCTTGACAGCACTGGTCGTATGGGAGACCGGGGCAGACCAAACACGCCACCCATGCCCATGGCCCCTCCCCCCGTGCCACCTGGCATGAGTATGGACCGTCCCGGTATGGACCGCCCTGGTATGGACCGCCCAGTAGGACCACCGGGCCCTATGGATAGCAGCAGATTTGATAGACGTCCTGGAAGTCCTGGAGGAGATAGACCTGGCAACATGGAACTTGATCGACCATCTAACATGGACAGACCCCCACATGGTGATCACATGCAACGTGCAGGACCAGTTGGGCCGCCAGGACGATTTTCCGGCCCCCAGAAGCCCCCCGGACAAGGGAATTTCCCACCACCTGGTTCTGGTGGCAGGTTCCCTGGTCCTGGGGGTCACATGGGGCCAAATAACCCCAACATGCGTGGAGGCGACAGAAGAGAACCACCTCGTAGGGATGACTTTGATGCTAAACGAATGAGAAGGTTCTAA
- the LOC127836851 gene encoding uncharacterized protein LOC127836851 isoform X1: MSFEELGKLLNEVNQTLEEAKKTGKRFSEMAEMTLSKHLQKLNATNQLGLIRLKKKTTVGEQRLHSKTKIGENRLERKTQFGAQRIESRTQYGEQRIENKTNDADQCIDSKVHDGTQRIEISVQHGIERMQQAANTTAQADYERDVADFRRRLVEHYNDTSSNVPLSVLDQSLDKRITDIYATPKMHRFDIASDGKRVKKEQVLTYKELFYTDDTKSYRRIYVQGEPGSGKSTFAAKLVYDWCDENRPSTAAPNKNASFDDVLIIQKFQFIFFLWLGESRGQTEVTHMIKKQIIDTMYSEEKRDVMYTLLLKIIETEICLVIRDGLDEWVAPNGSNLAKPSMAGFPKDKCAVLTTSRPWKLADERIKNSQIDILVEIEGISDSDTFSERVLRCILDKSKNLETTAREIRSFIEKRRLTSLSNSPMLYTLVICTWVDTMEEEEHLNGSSLCALYTTLLESLCKKANDTTGFFNDLNPPHVKCFLRTSYLRPIIQNVDVISKAAFHLLCSPEKENSIVFNDQELSNYLTPSEQEFALKAGLISKRKTKRALNSSISFIHKSIQEFLAAYHIARNAHLIDDVISGYMGRHSDAYLDISQVFIFLCGLNISAANKLSGIMNEHNNINMINMNIFSYEYDTFQSIIEAGYTEAVSNDQTGILLRLSHFYIGNNLIGINNIWRENKTNALALKIQVDDKTVGAILSSSTHSEPTSQVEFDLSSCHNLKYLILRGSGIHMQDSSSSVSPTLPVCIVLNRANPAQCAYPLPVLPCIVYIGLELITCSSTWLRSLFSTLLPLKHNAVCKLTGVSCKGTFISSSTLTCFKNTLEYIPNYFFKECDVLWEVLRGLNIKSFSLSSRYGGLNVNCADSMSQLLSSLTHLDTLCIEVDDDSPGLWKALHGLKIKSLILSGRHGYLNVKHAETIALSLSSLKQLEKLSIFLRTYIDIKLPQSLKYLNIYCVALLPSELHEFVGTLSACTRTVESNLEFGCASFNDVRVKPIPPD; encoded by the exons ATGTCATTTGAAGAACTTGGCAAGCTGTTGAATGAGGTCAATCAAACGCTCGAAGAAGCAAAAAAGACCGGCAAACGTTTTTCTGAGATGGCGGAAATGACCTTGTCAAAACATCTGCAGAAATTGAATGCTACTAATCAGTTGGGGCTGATACGCCTTAAAAAGAAGACAACAGTTGGGGAACAACGCCTTCATAGCAAGACGAAAATTGGGGAAAATCGCCTTGAAAGAAAGACACAATTTGGGGCACAGAGAATTGAAAGCAGGACACAATATGGGGAACAACGCATCGAAAACAAGACAAACGATGCGGATCAATGTATTGATAGCAAGGTACATGATGGAACACAACGCATCGAAATCAGTGTACAGCATGGCATTGAGCGCATGCAACAGGCAGCAAACACAACTGCACAAGCAGACTATGAACGAGACGTAGCAG ATTTTCGCCGTCGTTTGGTGGAACATTACAATGACACCTCGAGCAACGTGCCTCTTTCAGTATTGGATCAGAGTCTTGATAAACGTATAACCGATATATATGCAACGCCGAAAATGCACCGTTTTGATATAGCAAGTGATGGGAAACGTGTTAAAAAGGAGCAAGTACTGACATACAAGGAACTCTtttacacagacgacacaaagtCATATCGACGTATATACGTACAAGGCGAGCCCGGCAGCGGCAAGTCAACGTTTGCAGCCAAGTTAGTTTATGATTGGTGCGACGAAAATCGGCCTTCAACGGCAGCTCCCAACAAAAATGCATCGTTTGATGACGTGTTAATCATTCAAAAGTTCCAGTTCATTTTTTTCCTCTGGTTGGGAGAATCAAGAGGTCAGACCGAAGTAACGCATATGATAAAGAAACAAATCATCGACACAATGTATTCTGAAGAAAAACGTGATGTCATGTACACTCTTTTACTCAAAATAATAGAGACGGAAATATGCCTTGTAATACGTGACGGTCTAGATGAATGGGTGGCTCCTAACGGTAGTAACCTTGCTAAACCTTCTATGGCGGGATTTCCAAAGGACAAGTGCGCGGTTCTTACAACTTCTCGACCATGGAAACTTGCTGATGAGCGTATCAAGAATTCACAGATCGACATCCTCGTAGAGATCGAGGGTATTAGCGATTCAGATACATTTAGTGAAAGAGTACTTCGGTGCATACTTGACAAGAGCAAAAATCTTGAGACAACCGCGAGGGAAATTAGGAGCTTCATAGAAAAGCGTCGGCTGACCTCGTTATCAAATTCACCGATGTTGTACACACTTGTTATTTGCACGTGGGTGGACACTATGGAGGAGGAGGAACATTTGAACGGATCTTCATTGTGTGCATTGTATACGACTTTACTTGAAAGCCTGTGTAAGAAAGCGAACGATACAACTGGCTTTTTTAACGATTTAAACCCTCCTCATGTGAAGTGTTTTTTAAGAACAAGTTACCTTCGGCCTATCATTCAAAACGTAGATGTCATTTCAAAAGCTGCTTTTCATCTTTTGTGTTCTCCTGAAAAGGAAAATTCTATTGTATTCAACGATCAGGAATTGTCAAACTATCTAACACCATCTGAACAAGAGTTTGCTCTCAAAGCGGGACTGATATCAAAACGGAAAACCAAAAGAGCTTTAAATTCGTCTATCTCATTTATCCACAAAAGCATTCAGGAATTCCTGGCTGCTTATCATATTGCCCGCAATGCACATttgattgatgacgtcatttccggaTATATGGGACGTCATTCGGATGCATATCTCGACATATCCCAGGTGTTCATATTCCTATGTGGACTGAACATATCGGCTGCCAATAAGCTTTCTGGCATTATGAatgaacataataatataaatatgattaataTGAACATATTTTCATATGAATACGATACGTTTCAAAGCATCATAGAGGCAGGATACACAGAGGCTGTTTCAAATGACCAAACTGGCATTCTCCTCAGACTCAGTCACTTTTATATCGGGAACAACTTAATTGGCATTAACAACATATGGAGAGAAAACAAGACCAATGCCCTGGCTTTGAAAATACAAGTAGACGACAAAACGGTTGGTGCCATACTTAGTTCATCTACACATAGCGAGCCAACATCGCAGGTTGAGTTTGACCTGTCATCGTGCCAcaatctgaaatatttgataCTTCGGGGAAGCGGCATACACATGCAAG ATTCGTCGAGTTCGGTGTCACCGACACTTCCGGTGTGTATTGTACTAAATAGAGCAAATCCAGCCCAGTGTGCATATCCTCTACCAGTGCTGCCTTGCATAGTATACATTGGATTGGAATTAATTACATGTTCGTCTACCTGGCTACGCAGTCTGTTCAGCACATTACTACCACTCAAGCATAATGCTGTGTGTAAACTGACGGGGGTCAGTTGTAAAGGTACATTTATTAGCTCCTCAACATTAACGTGTTTTAAGAATACATTAGAATACataccaaattatttttttaaagagtgcGACGTTCTATGGGAGGttctccgtggtctgaatataAAGAGCTTTAGTCTGAGTAGTCGATATGGAG GTTTAAACGTAAATTGTGCAGACTCGATGTCCCAGTTactttcatcgctcactcatctggacACGCTTTGTATTGAAGTGGATGAtgacagtcccggtctgtggaaggctctccatggtctgaaaaTCAAGAGTCTGATTCTGAGTGGTCGGCACGGATATCTGAATGTTAAGCATGCAGAGACGATAGCACTGTCACTGTCATCGCTTAAACAGCTTGAAAAGCTTTCAATATTTTTGCGGACATATATCGACATAAAGCTACCTCaatcattgaagtatttaaatatctaCTGCGTGGCATTGCTTCCATCGGAATTACACGAATTTGTGGGCACACTGTCTGCATGTACTCGTACAGTTGAGAGTAATCTGGAATTCGGTTGCGCTTCTTTCAACGATGTCCGTGTAAAACCAATTCCACCAGATTAA
- the LOC127836851 gene encoding uncharacterized protein LOC127836851 isoform X2 gives MSFEELGKLLNEVNQTLEEAKKTGKRFSEMAEMTLSKHLQKLNATNQLGLIRLKKKTTVGEQRLHSKTKIGENRLERKTQFGAQRIESRTQYGEQRIENKTNDADQCIDSKVHDGTQRIEISVQHGIERMQQAANTTAQADYERDVADFRRRLVEHYNDTSSNVPLSVLDQSLDKRITDIYATPKMHRFDIASDGKRVKKEQVLTYKELFYTDDTKSYRRIYVQGEPGSGKSTFAAKLVYDWCDENRPSTAAPNKNASFDDVLIIQKFQFIFFLWLGESRGQTEVTHMIKKQIIDTMYSEEKRDVMYTLLLKIIETEICLVIRDGLDEWVAPNGSNLAKPSMAGFPKDKCAVLTTSRPWKLADERIKNSQIDILVEIEGISDSDTFSERVLRCILDKSKNLETTAREIRSFIEKRRLTSLSNSPMLYTLVICTWVDTMEEEEHLNGSSLCALYTTLLESLCKKANDTTGFFNDLNPPHVKCFLRTSYLRPIIQNVDVISKAAFHLLCSPEKENSIVFNDQELSNYLTPSEQEFALKAGLISKRKTKRALNSSISFIHKSIQEFLAAYHIARNAHLIDDVISGYMGRHSDAYLDISQVFIFLCGLNISAANKLSGIMNEHNNINMINMNIFSYEYDTFQSIIEAGYTEAVSNDQTGILLRLSHFYIGNNLIGINNIWRENKTNALALKIQVDDKTVGAILSSSTHSEPTSQVEFDLSSCHNLKYLILRGSGIHMQDSSSSVSPTLPVCIVLNRANPAQCAYPLPVLPCIVYIGLELITCSSTWLRSLFSTLLPLKHNAVCKLTGVSCKGTFISSSTLTCFKNTLEYIPNYFFKECDVLWEVLRGLNIKSFSLSSRYGGFDVNCADSRSQLLSSLTHLDTLRIGVDYYSPGLWVALRGLNIKSLSLNSRYGRLNVNCADSMSQSLSSLTHLDTLSIKVDHFSPDLLEALRGLNIRNLSLV, from the exons ATGTCATTTGAAGAACTTGGCAAGCTGTTGAATGAGGTCAATCAAACGCTCGAAGAAGCAAAAAAGACCGGCAAACGTTTTTCTGAGATGGCGGAAATGACCTTGTCAAAACATCTGCAGAAATTGAATGCTACTAATCAGTTGGGGCTGATACGCCTTAAAAAGAAGACAACAGTTGGGGAACAACGCCTTCATAGCAAGACGAAAATTGGGGAAAATCGCCTTGAAAGAAAGACACAATTTGGGGCACAGAGAATTGAAAGCAGGACACAATATGGGGAACAACGCATCGAAAACAAGACAAACGATGCGGATCAATGTATTGATAGCAAGGTACATGATGGAACACAACGCATCGAAATCAGTGTACAGCATGGCATTGAGCGCATGCAACAGGCAGCAAACACAACTGCACAAGCAGACTATGAACGAGACGTAGCAG ATTTTCGCCGTCGTTTGGTGGAACATTACAATGACACCTCGAGCAACGTGCCTCTTTCAGTATTGGATCAGAGTCTTGATAAACGTATAACCGATATATATGCAACGCCGAAAATGCACCGTTTTGATATAGCAAGTGATGGGAAACGTGTTAAAAAGGAGCAAGTACTGACATACAAGGAACTCTtttacacagacgacacaaagtCATATCGACGTATATACGTACAAGGCGAGCCCGGCAGCGGCAAGTCAACGTTTGCAGCCAAGTTAGTTTATGATTGGTGCGACGAAAATCGGCCTTCAACGGCAGCTCCCAACAAAAATGCATCGTTTGATGACGTGTTAATCATTCAAAAGTTCCAGTTCATTTTTTTCCTCTGGTTGGGAGAATCAAGAGGTCAGACCGAAGTAACGCATATGATAAAGAAACAAATCATCGACACAATGTATTCTGAAGAAAAACGTGATGTCATGTACACTCTTTTACTCAAAATAATAGAGACGGAAATATGCCTTGTAATACGTGACGGTCTAGATGAATGGGTGGCTCCTAACGGTAGTAACCTTGCTAAACCTTCTATGGCGGGATTTCCAAAGGACAAGTGCGCGGTTCTTACAACTTCTCGACCATGGAAACTTGCTGATGAGCGTATCAAGAATTCACAGATCGACATCCTCGTAGAGATCGAGGGTATTAGCGATTCAGATACATTTAGTGAAAGAGTACTTCGGTGCATACTTGACAAGAGCAAAAATCTTGAGACAACCGCGAGGGAAATTAGGAGCTTCATAGAAAAGCGTCGGCTGACCTCGTTATCAAATTCACCGATGTTGTACACACTTGTTATTTGCACGTGGGTGGACACTATGGAGGAGGAGGAACATTTGAACGGATCTTCATTGTGTGCATTGTATACGACTTTACTTGAAAGCCTGTGTAAGAAAGCGAACGATACAACTGGCTTTTTTAACGATTTAAACCCTCCTCATGTGAAGTGTTTTTTAAGAACAAGTTACCTTCGGCCTATCATTCAAAACGTAGATGTCATTTCAAAAGCTGCTTTTCATCTTTTGTGTTCTCCTGAAAAGGAAAATTCTATTGTATTCAACGATCAGGAATTGTCAAACTATCTAACACCATCTGAACAAGAGTTTGCTCTCAAAGCGGGACTGATATCAAAACGGAAAACCAAAAGAGCTTTAAATTCGTCTATCTCATTTATCCACAAAAGCATTCAGGAATTCCTGGCTGCTTATCATATTGCCCGCAATGCACATttgattgatgacgtcatttccggaTATATGGGACGTCATTCGGATGCATATCTCGACATATCCCAGGTGTTCATATTCCTATGTGGACTGAACATATCGGCTGCCAATAAGCTTTCTGGCATTATGAatgaacataataatataaatatgattaataTGAACATATTTTCATATGAATACGATACGTTTCAAAGCATCATAGAGGCAGGATACACAGAGGCTGTTTCAAATGACCAAACTGGCATTCTCCTCAGACTCAGTCACTTTTATATCGGGAACAACTTAATTGGCATTAACAACATATGGAGAGAAAACAAGACCAATGCCCTGGCTTTGAAAATACAAGTAGACGACAAAACGGTTGGTGCCATACTTAGTTCATCTACACATAGCGAGCCAACATCGCAGGTTGAGTTTGACCTGTCATCGTGCCAcaatctgaaatatttgataCTTCGGGGAAGCGGCATACACATGCAAG ATTCGTCGAGTTCGGTGTCACCGACACTTCCGGTGTGTATTGTACTAAATAGAGCAAATCCAGCCCAGTGTGCATATCCTCTACCAGTGCTGCCTTGCATAGTATACATTGGATTGGAATTAATTACATGTTCGTCTACCTGGCTACGCAGTCTGTTCAGCACATTACTACCACTCAAGCATAATGCTGTGTGTAAACTGACGGGGGTCAGTTGTAAAGGTACATTTATTAGCTCCTCAACATTAACGTGTTTTAAGAATACATTAGAATACataccaaattatttttttaaagagtgcGACGTTCTATGGGAGGttctccgtggtctgaatataAAGAGCTTTAGTCTGAGTAGTCGATATGGAGGTTTCGACGTAAATTGTGCAGACTCGAGGTCCCAGTTactttcatcgctcactcatctggacACGCTTCGTATTGGAGTGGATTATTACAGTCCTGGTTTGTGGGTggctctccgtggtctgaatatcaagagcctGAGTCTGAATAGTCGATATGGAAGATTAAACGTAAATTGTGCAGACTCGATGtcccagtcactttcatcgctcactcatctggacACGCTTAGTATTAAAGTGGATCATTTCAGTCCCGATTTGTTGgaggctctccgtggtctgaatatcagAAACCTGAGCCTAGTCTGA